One Rosa chinensis cultivar Old Blush chromosome 5, RchiOBHm-V2, whole genome shotgun sequence genomic region harbors:
- the LOC112164149 gene encoding putative pentatricopeptide repeat-containing protein At1g12700, mitochondrial, which produces MLEAGHCKPNVVTFNTLMKGFCMSGDNTAAIQLLGKMEEERGCEPNIVSFSTIIDSLCKDTLIDEAFNLFAEMISRGITPDVVTYTSLIHGVCKLGQWKQATRLLDEMLSKGIFPDVCTFNVLVDTFCKEGMVMEAKSVIQKMIQRHIQPDTITYNSLMDGYCLRGEMDKARQVFDVMISKGSMVDVQSCSILIHGYCKGKMLDKAYKIFKEMPRMELVPDTVTYSTLIDGLCKVGRIQEAEELFSEMQGCGQLPNVQTYAVILDGLCNNHQLSTAVELLTEMEARELELDIVIYNIVIEGLCKAGEIESARDLFCGLSSKGVQPNVRTHTVMIHGLCHHGFIVEAEKLLREMGGKGCSPNGWTYNTIIRGFINNNETSRATRLIQEMLERGFSADASTMELIVDLLSKDTVDPGLLALLKDSV; this is translated from the coding sequence ATGCTGGAGGCAGGTCATTGTAAGCCCAATGTGGTTACGTTCAACACACTAATGAAGGGCTTTTGCATGAGCGGAGACAACACTGCTGCGATTCAATTACTTGGGAagatggaagaagaaagaggatgcGAGCCTAACATAGTTTCCTTTAGCACCATCATTGACAGTCTTTGCAAGGACACACTAATTGATGAAGCATTCAACCTCTTCGCAGAAATGATCAGTAGAGGTATTACTCCAGACGTTGTTACTTACACGTCTTTGATTCACGGAGTTTGCAAACTAGGCCAGTGGAAACAAGCTACGAGGTTGCTTGATGAAATGTTGAGTAAAGGTATCTTTCCAGATGTTTGCACCTTCAATGTCTTGGTTGATACTTTCTGTAAGGAAGGGATGGTCATGGAAGCCAAAAGTGTGATTCAAAAGATGATTCAAAGACATATTCAGCCTGATACGATTACATACAACTCACTTATGGACGGTTACTGTTTGCGAGGAGAAATGGACAAGGCAAGACAAGTTTTTGATGTTATGATTAGCAAGGGCTCCATGGTTGATGTTCAGAGCTGTAGCATATTGATACATGGATATTGCAAGGGTAAAATGCTCGATAAGGCTTACAAGATTTTCAAGGAAATGCCTCGTATGGAACTTGTTCCTGATACCGTTACTTATAGCACTCTTATTGATGGTCTTTGCAAAGTGGGGAGAATTCAAGAAGCAGAAGAGTTGTTCTCTGAGATGCAGGGTTGTGGCCAGCTTCCAAATGTTCAAACTTATGCTGTGATACTTGATGGCCTGTGTAACAATCATCAACTTTCTACGGCAGTAGAATTGCTCACAGAGATGGAAGCCAGAGAACTGGAACTCGATATTGTAATTTACAATATTGTAATTGAAGGTTTGTGCAAAGCTGGAGAAATTGAATCCGCAAGAGACCTCTTCTGTGGTTTGTCATCAAAAGGAGTTCAGCCTAATGTCAGAACACACACTGTAATGATTCATGGGCTTTGTCATCATGGCTTCATAGTTGAAGCAGAAAAGTTGCTGAGAGAAATGGGAGGGAAAGGATGTTCTCCAAATGGTTGGACCTATAACACCATTATCCGAGGTTTTATCAATAACAATGAGACATCAAGGGCTACGAGACTTATTCAAGAAATGCTTGAGAGGGGTTTCTCTGCAGATGCATCAACTATGGAATTGATTGTTGATTTATTGTCGAAGGATACGGTAGATCCTGGTTTATTAGCATTGCTTAAAGATTCAGTCTGA